The sequence below is a genomic window from Acidobacteriota bacterium.
GACGTTCATCTCACGCCCGCTCCCCCGCCGGAATCGTCAGCTTCTTGAGCATGACCAGCCGGGTCCCCGAAGGTTGAACGATCTCGTAATCCACGTTGTCCATGAATGACCGGATGTAGAAGATGCCCCGTCCGGACGGCTTGAGAATGTTTTCGTCGCTGAGGGGATCGGGCACGTCGTCGATGTTGAAACCCGTCCCCTGGTCCGGCACCTCGATCCGCAGCTGCTCGCCTTGAATATCCACCACGAAATCCACATACTTGCCGGCATCGAAGTTGTTGCCGTGCTTCACGGCGTTGATGACCGCCTCCCGCACCGCCAGGCAGATCCAGAAGATCTCGTCCTCAATGACCTTGAGGTTTTCGAGAATCTTCTGAACGACTTCTTGGGCAATGTCGATGAACAGGACTTCGCTGCTGAACCGCATCCGGATGAGCTCGTGTTTGGGCATCCCGCGGAGCTCCCAAGCAAGATGAGATAACTTACTCTGGCATCGGGGGAAATGTCAAGCCCGAATCGGATGCCGGACAGGCCGGCTCGTCCCGTCTTTGCGCCGCCCGGGCCGAGACGATCATCTCACGCCCAGCAGGATGCCAACGTTTTTCTGGAAATCAACAATTCGGAACGGCTTCATCATGAACGCGACCGCGGCCTTATCGGTGAACAGCTGCGGATTCTGCCGCGGCAGGTCCTGGCCGCTGATGAACAGCACCGGCACGCCGGGTTTCCGACGGCGGATGTCCAGGTATAAACCGACGCCCGACATGTCCTCCAGGATGGCGTCCAGAATGATCAGGTCGATCCGGTCCAGATCGCTGTCCATGATCGCCTGGGCGGTCCGTCCGCTGCCGGCGATGTGCACCCGGAGCCCCATGTCCAGCAGCAGGCGCTGCAGAATTTTGACGATGTCCGGCTCGTCGTCCACA
It includes:
- a CDS encoding ATP-binding protein; translated protein: MPKHELIRMRFSSEVLFIDIAQEVVQKILENLKVIEDEIFWICLAVREAVINAVKHGNNFDAGKYVDFVVDIQGEQLRIEVPDQGTGFNIDDVPDPLSDENILKPSGRGIFYIRSFMDNVDYEIVQPSGTRLVMLKKLTIPAGERA